Genomic window (Pyrus communis chromosome 13, drPyrComm1.1, whole genome shotgun sequence):
GAACTCAATATAGACTCTTTTCAAGACGTAGCTTCTTTTATCTTGCGACCAAGAACTGATAACTATCTGaggtatttctttttctttggagaaaataaaagaacaagaaaaaataaaaatttaagaataAGGTCATTCAAATTAAAGCTATCTGGTGTAGCATAGGTCCCGTTCGTGGAGTAGGCGAAAATTAAGAAGTGAAGCATACATGTTGAAATTCTTTAGTCTGCGGGGACTGCCGTGGGGGTCTAGCACAGATGGGGAAGAAAAGGTTGATTCAGTAACTCTTTCAGTTCCTCGATTGAGTCCTCTGAAAATTCCATGTCCCTAACAGCTAGAATTGTTTTAACTGTCAGGTTGAGCTAACTGCTGTGGAACTAGAATCACTTCGAACGGATCTTGCTGATTTAGAAGAGAAGGAAGCGCACTTGAAAGCTCAGTACGGGAATTTGATACTTTTACCATTACATGTGATTTGCGTCTTTGCACACTACATGATAGTTATAATGCTTTTGaacattttcagtttttagctGAGGTCTTATATCACTTTGTGTTAGTGGACCAGAATTTGTTTCCCTTTTAGGATAGGCTTTGAACTGAAATTATGTCCTCGTCATATCAATCATGAACTGCTTATGTTTTATGCAGATTGGAACATGTTGATCAAATTTTGCGATCTGCTCGTCTCTCTGGCTATTTGTACATCCGAACTGTAATGACCACCCCCTAGTCAATTTTTACTTTGAGCATGTACTTAGTGCATAATGCCAATTATGGTTTGCTTATATTCTCTCTTTTCGATTTGATAGAGGTGGAAACCACTACCAGGAGAACCTCCCCCTCTTGATGATACTGACGTTGATGACTGGCTTCCTCGCTTTGTTGTCTTGCAAGGGCCGTGCATTTTCTTCTACTTGTTTTCCACGGGTAAATATTCAATGAATCATAGTCCCCTGATGTCCTAGCGTCATTCTTCCCATGCGGACTTGAACATATTCTGACCGCTGATGAGCTCCTTCTTCTTCCAGATTTGAGTCCTCAAGACTCCACCCTATTAGCTGATATTGTTGAAGTAAGCCCCTTGCCCAGCTTTACACGAGACGATGAAGGAACTCGGCATGCATTTTGTATCTTAACTAGTCAAGGACTGCGATTCGAGTGCTCAAGCGCTTCTAAGGCGCAGGTACGCcagttttttctttgttttggtgtAGTGTTCTTAAAGCTATGCCTTCATTCTATGTTGATTTCTTGCGTTCTTTTTTCCTACTGCCAAATTGTCCGTATTATCAATTATACGATTAAGTTCTCGCGTTTTCTCAGGTGGACTCGTGGTTGTCAGCGTTACGAACGGACTGCGAATTGGAGGGTTCAGATGCCACAGATCCAAAGGACTCGTGAGATGCAAAATTAGACAGTTTAGGAGCAGCAAGTTGTAGATAGGTAGAAATGTAAAACCCATACTTACATTAGTTCGTCTGACTCTGATGTTATAAAACTGGTTCATATTTTCTGACGTACTTACCATATAAGAATTAATAACAGAATCTAATTGAAGCAGCAATGTTATTACTGATATTGGATGCCCgtattcttcttcctcaagtgaTTACCATTACGTGTTGCCTTTTCATTTACTTTGTTTGAATGCATATCATTGTCTCTTTCCTCCATAAATGGGTGGCAATGGGTTTTGTTGGGGTTTATCCATGTTTATCTGTATATTGTTCGGTGTCAAATCCACGGATTGATTGACACGTAAAACGAAATACGAAAAGTTAtatagtaaaaaaaattgagaaaatttttcattttaactGTAATAGTTCAATAATGTTAAAGGTGGGCACATGGAATCCTATATTCGTGCGGATTCTAAGTCGCCTTTAATTTGACAGTAAGAAGCACCAGGTATTCACCCTAATTGAATAAAAGCTATATTTATGGAGCAAACTCTACTACGTTGTAGTTAATATtgtttaggaatgtgattgtgtaaaattaaaaatagaatttgGGATATCTAATCCTTTATGACCTATATTCTTTGTGAGGCAACTAAAGCCAACctaattagtataaataaaggtatAGGGCTATGAGGAAGAGTGTGATTCACAACCCCGagttctctttctccctcttgtTGTCCCCTCTTTACCCTCACCatacaaattttccttcaacaCGTTATCAGGACTAATTGTCTCTCTGGAGGGAAGATTGAGTCAAGAACGGTGTCTTTGTAATCAtatgtctagtggggaagttagttagCTAGTTGATAATGCTACAACGCATACCATCTTGCGTGAATGCAAGTACTTCACCAACTTCATACATAAAATATGGTGTTTACCATAAATGAAGCATTATATTCTCCACATTTCTAGTAGAATGCTTTTCAACTTTAAAGATATTAAAGAAAATGGCTATTAAGACAAAACCACCGAAGAAAGAGGAGTGGAATATGTTTATATTACTTCTTATAATGGCACTAAGCGTATAAAAAAGATAGAGCGACTTCTAAATGGGTTGTACCTAATAACCATCTGAACCGCTAAGGTCCACTATGTGGCCAGCCCTAAGGTGGAAAACCTGCAAGTTCTTAAGCTTTGACACGATCATCTAGGACATCCGGGTCGGGATATGATGCACCGAATCCTCAAAGTTACAAAAGGGCATCCTCCTACTAAAAATAAGATTGTACATTTAAATGTGCCATGTCAAGCTTACTCCTTGGGACAATTAATCacaagaccatctccaacaagTATTGATGCCGACCCTTTTGCTTTCGTCCAAAGGATTCAAGGAGATATCTGTAGGACCAATTCAACTACTACATCGACAcgttggtcacatgtttgtctatTGTCCACAGGCATTGCTGCCTCTGCGAAGATCATGGCATAGATTGTTAAGCTGATggctcaccaccctaattatccgATAAAGTCGATTCAACTGGATAATGTCGGAGAATTTATGTCAAAGACTTTgcatgactattgcatgtctaAAGATATCGAAGTTGAACATCTTGTTCCCTATGTTCACACCTAGAATGGTCTTGCAAAAATGTTCATAAAGCGCCTTTAATTGATTGCTCGGACCTTGGTCTTGTGCACTAAGCTTCCGATTTTTGTGTGGGGCTATGCAATTTTACATGTAGCAATACTTGTTCACCTACAACCCATCACTACCCAACATTAATTATCGTTCTAGTTGGTTACTAGATAAAAGATTAAAGTCTCACATTTACGCATGTTTCGGTATGccatttgtgtgcttatattgCTGCCACAACATACCAAAATGGGCCTGCAAATAAGGTTGAGAATCTTTGCCGATTATGTTTCACCTTCGATTATTCTCCATTAAAGCCCTTGACAGGCAGTCTCCTTATCACTAGATTTACGGATCCTCACTTTGATGAGGTAGTCTTCCTACCGTTAGGGAGATGAAAGAACGTCAATGTTGATGATGAACAGTATGAATTAGCGTGGTTCgttcccactatgtctcatctcgatccgtATACAACATAATGTGAAATGAAATTACGACGTATTCTAGATCTTCAAAGCCAGACGCTTTTAATTATCTAGCAAGAGTGATGATATCACATATATCAGTTGTAAACGTGTCTGTAAGGATTGACATGCCAAGAGGGTGTCAAAGCTGCATGCCAGAAAGGTGTGTCGTACCCCATTGTATTTCATCTGGGACAACCGCACCTAATGGACGTGCTAGTACATTGACAGCCAACCAATTAGCTACCCAGCCCTAGAAGCGAAGCAAACTAGTAAGTTTGAATGATTCACACCCtcataaaaagagaaaaaaaattggcaCAACCTAATCCTAGCTAAAtcgttgtcttttttttttgcaatgcaTGAGGTATTCTAGACTATGGTAGTGCCTTGGATGAGACAGAACCGTCTCTTGAGAATCAAAAGATTTGAGTCCACTATGCTTGCTTGGATGCACTTTAGAATAGGAAAGAGATGATCATTAATGATGCATTTGCATATACTGTAGCTATTGGGATCTTGCAAAATGATGACATCGAACCACGTTTCATAGACAAATGTCAACACAGATCGAACTCTATTCCTTAGCAAAAGTGAAAGGTGTTTGGTGCCATAAGGCCCACACCGCCTAATGTGAATTCAGTTGGTCATAAGTGGGTTTTATTCAGTCCACCAATTGTCACCTTGTTGGAGCCTTTCGATTGGTTAATTCTTGTATACAAGGTAAAGTGAAAACCCAAAATATGGGTTACATCCTAAACCCATTCAAATGCCTGATTTAGtcaaaaaaatctataaaattTGTCCCTCTTATAGCTTGCTTAGCTTataaatttggaaagaaaaatcgTTGAACCCATCCAAAAAAACCAATTGGTAAACCTAGTCTATTAATTGCCCAATGCTTTCTTGCTTTCATGATGGGGGTTGATTGAAGCTCTGATTGGCTTTTCGGCGACGATGACGAACGTCTTCGGTTTGCGAAGGAGAAGGTTCTTTCAAGAGTGTTTGCCTTGAGGTTGCGTAAGTCCCAACCACACGATCTCATTAAAAGAATTTGGATGACTCTGCACACTATTTCTATTTATTGGCTAAAATAAtgcaaaaataacataaatggtgttatccacacatctctttttacctctcacacaccttttgttggaaccaaatttgtgCCCTTCCACGGACGGAGACAAAATCCAATCAAAATTACTTATGAGCTCCGGCAAGAGGAGAAATGGGTTATTGGAGGATTTGACTAAATCCAGATCCAACTACCTATATATTTCTGGTGAAAAAGAATCAAATCACTAGTGTAGTTCTACGAAAGTAGTATGTATGTGTGGTGTGTGCTACATCAGAATACATCTTTGATGATGGTGCCTTAGCTTGGCAGGCTTTAGAGATGTTTATCCAATCTTCACGTAGATGGTGACGTATATAAGAGATGTGTATGGTAGAGAATATCAATCCTAGTAGAGATAATGATCAGAGAGAGGTAGAAGTCCTTGATACATACCTAGGCTAAAGTATTTATAGAGATCTTGAAAGTCCTTGTAGGGAGAGTAATCCCTATTAAACTAGAAGGTTATCTAGGAAAGGATCTAGGATAAGATTGTTGGAGTTATGCCctaaaaactaattaaagaGTTTCCTGTACCGCAAAGAATGGTGTAAGAAATAACAAACAAAGTCACACGAGGGTCAAAAAAGATAGGCCCATGCTAGGTGCCTAAGTCATTGCATTGGATGTTATTTCTTGACCAAGTTGTCTTGCTTATGATCGATTGATAAAACCAGATTGGAATCAGTTCGAGGCTGATCAGAGGAGCCATACATAATTGAGGCTAATTTAAATTAGAGTTTAGCTCATGCAAGTGGCACGTTATGAATCTTATGATTCCAGGCCCCAGTCTTGTTTGAGAGTTTTTAAAGCATGTAAAATTTTACATTTAATCATGTAtacaattaaataattaaaagtattGACCTCTTAAAGAGCTACCATGATTTCTACCAAGGTTGTTCACCCATTGGATGGGCCTTCAAGTTGTCTTCCTCATGAGAGTTCGAATAAGAAAATGTGAACTATGCAAATCCGCAAAAAATCACTAATTGTTTTGTCTGTAACAAAACAACAATATATTCCTCGTTAAGGACTGGAACCAAAAGCCGTAAAATTCTATGGAAAGTTGACATACGTAGATTTCCAACAATATAAGCCTCGTTGTCCAATTATGTTTGAGGAATTCCAGTTTAGTTCGCAAAGTGAACTCATGTGCATAGGCAGTTTGTTGATTATCTTTTACTTCGTGCTGGAGTTGTTTTTGTTCCATGCTTACATTCCATTTTGGAAATATGCGTGGGTGATCCGAAGTTGCAAACACACTTCTCGTGTCCTTCAGATTAACTAATACTTGCACTTTAGATTGTAGACAATGACATGTTGTCTAAGCTTAATTACCACACTTATTCATTCTCCATGAAGCATTCGGGAGTTGCAGGATCGACCTGAATATTAAGATCATTTGTTGCGCTTGCCAATTCCTAAATTGTAGGAATCTCCAAGAATATAGGCAACCTGCTTGATCCCCAACTGGATCAGGCTTCCATGTCTTGCGAAACAAATAAATCTTACCTGAAGCCCAACAAAATGTGGTGCCACATGGGTTCGTTTGTTTTCAGCTTATTTCAATCAGAGTTGTTTAGTCCATAACTGGAATATGAAGGCGCACTTACTCCGACTTGACTTACACTGGATGGTTTAAAAGTAAGAGTACCAATGTCGTTCGGAATTGTTTATGTGTAGGAATCCGGATCCATAATGACCATGTGATGTAGGAGTCATTTCAGATTCATAAACTTTTTCTTCTACTCCATATTGTATGCCTATGTCATTTTCCATTACAAACCAGCTATGGAAGAGAACAAGTGTGGAGTTGTCACTCAATGTTTTGCGAGTGACTTTGTTTTTAGCTTGTCGAAGTGGACTTGTGTTGGCTGAAATCCTTAGGTTAGCCGTTAACTTAATCATTGTTGTGTCTTGGACCCATAGGTTGTTGTAGCCTATTGCGCATCGTTTGATATATGTTCAGATGAAGAACTTGAGGAGTTCTGCATAGAATTTCAATATGCGCTATAAGTGGTAAATCGGAGATAACATTTTCCACGTAGCTCGAAATTGCATTCCGTGTAATTCTACAAAAATATGACATTTGTATCTTCGAGATGGTGTATGGTACAAAACCCAGTTTTTTCTGAGCATGTACAGTTTAATCTGTCAAGTTGACAGTGCTGCTGCGATGTGATGGTTAGGTTGTCTTGTTGTTCAGCTGCTTTGTATGCCAGATTTAAGACCGTTCTATCTGCtgaaaaattctgaaaaaataTTAACATTGTATCTCCACTTCTTAGCTTTCTAGCCCAATATGGTACATCACTTGGAAAGTTAAGAAGGCTTCAAAATCTTCGTTTTCACAGCTATGCAGGTCATGAGAGAATGCAGCTTTAACTGTCTTCCTTCAAAAAACTGGAAGGATTGATTgtgtaaaaaattatgaaaatttgacATAACGATCTTCGGTACCTTAGCCTTTTGTTTCTAATTGGCTGtacattgaaattaatttcaaaaagtTAGTTTTTCACCAAAAGTCATTCGAGTGCGCATAATGAGTTTTAAGGCACAAATACATTGCTCCTAGAGCTTCACGAACACTTACCCTAGTCGAAGTGTTACTGGACTTGGGATCAGTTCCATGAAAAGCTTATTGCAGACTTTAAACAAGAGGTCTATGAGTCGAACGTGCGATGAAGTGTTGGTTTGAACGGAGCCAAAGCCGCATTTACTTCTTGGCTTGGAAGTATGATCGTTGCATTTTGGAATCGATGCTTATACTCTTTCTAAGGGCGACTTGCCCCGATGAATTTTTTCCTACGTTGGGATTTTACTATGCTCGTCGAAGCAGTTGTGTCGTCATCGGAGTTACTGGCTCCACTAGAATGGTTGATGGAATTCGTATGATGGCATGGACTTGGATTTATAAGATTGCAGCAAAATAACATAGACACGTTGAAGAGAAGGGTTGTGTGATCAACACATCTCTTTTGCAAAACGATAACAATTAGTCAGATTGTGTTCTTAGTTGTTTCACTCTAAAGCGAattaaacttttcaaaaaaaaaaaataaaaattattggaagaaaataactaaaagtaTCATAAATCTTCCCTTTTGTGTTTTTCTAGGAAGACTCGAGCCTTGATCATGGATAGTAGCACAACAATTCTATTCATAAAGTATTCTTCGTGTGAGTCACTAGAATTGGTGGTTGTCTCGAATCGCAGAAGATTTGTTTTTTAGAGCATCAATTAAAGCTCTGCCTTCAGGATCTTCTGCGTTTCATTGTCACTCATAGCAGAAGTCGCTGGCTAGGGAAATATGAATTCAACTATCAATGAAAGCACTAATTGTTAGAACCAAATTCGCGTACATCTGAAAACAAAGGCAAAATAATTACCATGACTTCTctacaaatttagaaaaataccACCGCAATACTAAGTGGCTCGTGTACCCTtgtattaattaaataataatccaaaaAGTCATAGTTCCTAAATGGGCCAATTCCTGCCaattaggtcatctccaaccgaagggtccagaaggctgaaaatagctcgaaaatcgtctccaaccgagggctaggctaGAGGGCTCTGGAATCTGAGAGTGCTCCATGGAAtcggagagggctagagggctggctgcatccagccagccagccagccaacCAGCCCGGGGctggccattttttttttgcttatgttggaTTTCCTATCTGTTATAACCGACTGGAattctttgaatattttttttaacagttttattattattttttatttacaaaaaatttcctataacttctatttttcctatatatttttttaaaattctattttttttttcctataacttttattttacaaatttgtttcttttttttttaaatttcattttttttcctataacttctatttcacaaaatttgtttcattttattttaaattctatttttttttcctataacttctattttacaaaatttgtttcatattttttttaattttatttttttctataacctcctaagccattatacaacattaaattaaat
Coding sequences:
- the LOC137713085 gene encoding uncharacterized protein yields the protein MDDGLGNIKIVPDHFKASELNIDSFQDVASFILRPRTDNYLRSRSWSRRKLRSEAYMLKFFSLRGLPWGSSTDGEEKVELTAVELESLRTDLADLEEKEAHLKAQLEHVDQILRSARLSGYLYIRTRWKPLPGEPPPLDDTDVDDWLPRFVVLQGPCIFFYLFSTDLSPQDSTLLADIVEVSPLPSFTRDDEGTRHAFCILTSQGLRFECSSASKAQVDSWLSALRTDCELEGSDATDPKDS